From Pseudanabaena sp. PCC 6802, one genomic window encodes:
- a CDS encoding DUF4870 domain-containing protein: MDAKTTAWVSYLTIIGWIIAFVTYSNMNSKNSLARFHLRQSFGIFAIGFALYFVFWTLIFIPFLSSLLSLIGLVLLVFWVLGLIAALNGEEKPLPIVGPLFQQWFQFIQ; encoded by the coding sequence ATGGACGCAAAAACTACTGCCTGGGTAAGCTATCTTACGATTATAGGATGGATTATTGCATTTGTAACGTACAGCAATATGAATTCCAAAAACTCTCTTGCCAGATTTCATCTCCGTCAAAGCTTTGGTATTTTTGCAATAGGTTTCGCACTGTACTTTGTGTTCTGGACGCTGATTTTCATTCCTTTTCTATCGTCATTACTTTCGCTCATCGGGCTTGTTCTTTTGGTTTTCTGGGTTCTGGGATTGATTGCAGCACTGAACGGTGAAGAAAAGCCATTACCAATTGTAGGGCCGTTATTTCAGCAATGGTTTCAGTTTATTCAATAA
- a CDS encoding pyridoxamine 5'-phosphate oxidase family protein has translation MANLDGATTESPFHRGEQAIHARLGILERMDKQGRRFIRDYMLDQHRQFFAQLPYVIAGTVDAAGAPWASILVGNPGFLSSSDDRALRVTAKPLFGDPLGHTLAKGADIGLLGIELHTRRRNRLNGTVVAIDAEGFDVKVKQSFGNCPQYIQARMFELREDMLSASRVVWEVTTLEAQERKIISTSDTFFIATAHLDASAGTASGVDVSHRGGKPGFVRIDGDRSLTIPDFSGNLHFNTFGNLELNPRAGLLFIDFERGDLLYLTGTAVVIWDGDEINTYAGAERLLRFHLEKGYLLEGGLPLRWTEPEFSPFLDRMGAWQS, from the coding sequence ATGGCAAATCTCGATGGGGCAACAACTGAATCGCCCTTTCACAGGGGCGAACAAGCGATCCATGCTCGGCTGGGAATTCTAGAGCGGATGGATAAGCAAGGGCGGAGATTCATTCGAGACTACATGCTCGACCAACATCGGCAGTTCTTCGCGCAATTGCCCTATGTAATTGCGGGTACGGTGGATGCCGCAGGTGCCCCTTGGGCATCGATTCTGGTGGGGAACCCAGGATTTCTCTCCTCATCAGACGATCGCGCCCTGCGCGTAACGGCAAAGCCGCTGTTCGGCGATCCCTTAGGCCATACGCTCGCTAAGGGTGCTGATATTGGTTTGCTGGGAATCGAGCTGCATACTCGCCGCCGCAATCGCTTGAATGGCACTGTCGTGGCGATCGATGCCGAAGGCTTTGATGTCAAAGTAAAACAAAGCTTTGGCAACTGTCCCCAATACATCCAGGCACGCATGTTCGAGCTAAGAGAAGATATGCTGAGCGCCTCGCGGGTTGTTTGGGAAGTTACGACCCTAGAAGCGCAAGAACGAAAGATAATTAGCACCTCAGATACATTCTTTATCGCAACTGCCCATCTAGACGCATCAGCAGGGACTGCTAGTGGTGTAGATGTTTCGCATCGGGGCGGCAAGCCTGGTTTCGTTAGGATCGACGGCGATCGCAGTCTCACCATCCCCGATTTTTCTGGTAATTTGCATTTCAATACATTCGGCAATTTAGAATTGAATCCACGCGCAGGGCTATTATTTATCGATTTCGAGCGCGGCGATTTGCTCTACCTGACCGGTACTGCTGTGGTTATTTGGGATGGAGATGAAATTAATACCTATGCTGGAGCAGAAAGATTATTGCGTTTCCACTTAGAAAAAGGCTATCTACTTGAAGGCGGGTTACCGCTACGTTGGACGGAGCCGGAGTTTTCTCCATTTCTAGATCGCATGGGTGCTTGGCAAAGTTAA
- a CDS encoding dihydrolipoyl dehydrogenase family protein: MAVDYDLVIIGGGSAGLVVASIAAQLKAKVALVERDRLGGDCLWFGCVPSKSLVHASRLAHDMRHADRLGISCKDLQIDFSKAIAHVERVIAAIQPHDSPERFEGLGVEVISGEGAFASPHVFAVNDRSLAARSFVIATGSRPAVPDIPGLAGAGFMTNEQVFSLTACPATLVVIGAGPIGCELGQALSRLGAQVTILASGDRILPKEDPDVAAVVTAQFEAEGIRVLTGARAERVELQGNTKFVFARGERIACEQILLAVGRVPNSDRLNLANAGVEFDRQGIKVNAKLQTSNPRIYACGDVIGKYQFTHVAGYEAVVVAKNALFFPLSRINYHVIPWATFTDPEVARVGLSEAEAHQTYKDIAVLKQDYAGVDRAQATAATQGFAKFICRSNGEIVGAHLVGASAGELIHEVVLAMAHKLKVSALTGIHIYPTLAELNSKAALLLSKRKFADNQTLKQVLENFFRLRRRFR, from the coding sequence GTGGCAGTTGATTATGACCTGGTAATTATTGGCGGTGGTTCGGCTGGCTTAGTGGTAGCGAGCATTGCCGCCCAACTCAAGGCTAAGGTGGCTTTAGTGGAGCGCGATCGCCTGGGTGGAGATTGCCTCTGGTTTGGCTGCGTGCCTAGTAAGTCGCTCGTTCACGCCTCGCGCCTCGCCCATGACATGCGACACGCCGATCGCTTGGGCATTAGCTGTAAGGATCTGCAGATTGACTTTAGTAAGGCGATCGCCCACGTCGAGCGGGTAATTGCGGCAATTCAGCCCCATGACTCGCCGGAGCGATTTGAGGGCTTGGGGGTAGAGGTGATTTCCGGTGAAGGTGCGTTTGCCTCTCCCCATGTATTTGCAGTGAACGATCGCTCGCTCGCAGCCAGATCCTTTGTCATTGCTACGGGCTCCCGTCCTGCTGTACCAGACATTCCAGGTTTAGCGGGCGCAGGCTTTATGACAAACGAACAGGTATTTTCCTTAACTGCCTGTCCGGCAACCTTAGTGGTAATCGGTGCAGGGCCGATTGGTTGCGAGCTAGGGCAGGCTTTATCGCGGCTGGGGGCGCAGGTAACGATTCTGGCTAGCGGCGATCGCATTTTACCGAAAGAAGATCCCGATGTTGCGGCTGTGGTAACGGCTCAGTTTGAAGCTGAAGGCATTCGAGTTTTGACCGGAGCCAGAGCCGAGCGCGTGGAATTACAGGGCAATACTAAGTTTGTATTTGCCAGGGGCGAACGTATAGCGTGCGAGCAAATTTTGCTGGCTGTGGGTCGCGTTCCTAATAGCGATCGCCTCAACCTCGCAAATGCAGGCGTTGAATTCGATCGACAAGGCATTAAGGTAAATGCAAAACTCCAGACCAGTAATCCTCGCATCTATGCGTGTGGTGATGTTATCGGCAAGTACCAATTCACCCATGTTGCAGGTTATGAGGCGGTTGTGGTTGCCAAGAATGCCCTATTTTTCCCGCTGTCGCGGATTAACTACCACGTAATTCCCTGGGCAACATTTACCGATCCGGAAGTTGCCAGGGTGGGTTTGAGCGAAGCCGAAGCGCACCAGACCTACAAAGATATTGCGGTGCTAAAACAGGATTATGCTGGAGTAGATCGCGCGCAAGCAACAGCAGCAACGCAGGGGTTTGCCAAGTTTATTTGTCGCAGTAACGGTGAAATTGTGGGCGCTCATCTCGTGGGTGCATCTGCAGGCGAATTAATCCACGAGGTTGTTCTGGCAATGGCTCATAAGCTTAAGGTTTCAGCCCTGACTGGCATTCATATTTACCCCACTCTAGCGGAACTGAATAGTAAAGCCGCATTGTTGTTAAGCAAACGCAAATTTGCCGATAACCAAACCTTAAAGCAAGTTCTAGAAAATTTCTTTAGACTAAGAAGAAGGTTCAGATAA
- a CDS encoding TetR/AcrR family transcriptional regulator yields the protein MPKDTYIPNLLKLFRQHGYDGATLSRISEATGLGKASLYHHFPGGKDEMVEAVLDYLDRWVADNILPALQSQGDALTRFARMCDRLSELYEEGQQPCMSAILLLGSTRDVFHDRVEATYRAWIEAMAKVLMEVGFERELAQERGEEAVIAVQGSLILSHGLNDSNPFKRTMQQLPQRLCRDR from the coding sequence ATGCCTAAAGACACCTATATCCCCAACTTGTTAAAACTGTTTCGGCAACATGGTTACGATGGTGCCACCCTATCCAGGATTTCTGAGGCGACGGGTCTGGGTAAAGCTAGCCTTTATCACCACTTTCCGGGTGGTAAGGATGAAATGGTCGAAGCAGTACTGGATTATCTCGATCGCTGGGTAGCGGACAACATTCTGCCTGCCTTGCAAAGTCAAGGTGATGCCCTGACCAGATTCGCGAGGATGTGCGATCGCCTGAGCGAGTTGTATGAAGAGGGACAGCAACCGTGCATGTCAGCGATCTTGCTGCTGGGTTCCACCCGCGATGTATTTCACGATCGCGTGGAGGCGACATATCGAGCCTGGATTGAAGCAATGGCAAAGGTTTTGATGGAGGTGGGCTTCGAGCGAGAACTTGCCCAGGAACGCGGCGAAGAGGCAGTAATTGCCGTGCAAGGTAGTTTAATTCTATCCCACGGTTTGAATGACTCTAACCCATTTAAACGCACGATGCAGCAACTTCCACAACGGCTATGCCGCGATCGCTAA
- a CDS encoding glutathione S-transferase, with protein MIQLYGHELSGNSYKAKLMLDLLKIDYQWNSVDVMAGAHKRSEFLAMNSFGQIPVLVDGDRVLADAQAILVYLARQYGGESWLPLEAEPMSRLVRWLSTAAGEVRQGPEFARLYHLFKLTSIDIGRAIEKSAFILDRLNAHLSDREWLELGHPTIADVAVFPYVALARDGKIDLDSYPHVLAWIDRVKQLPGYIPMPGL; from the coding sequence ATGATTCAGCTTTACGGTCACGAATTATCTGGTAACAGCTATAAGGCGAAACTGATGTTGGATTTGCTCAAGATAGATTACCAATGGAATTCAGTTGATGTGATGGCGGGTGCCCACAAGCGATCGGAATTTTTAGCAATGAATTCCTTTGGGCAGATTCCAGTTTTAGTTGACGGAGATAGAGTGTTAGCAGACGCGCAGGCAATTCTGGTGTATCTAGCGCGGCAGTACGGTGGTGAGTCCTGGTTGCCCCTAGAGGCAGAACCGATGAGCCGATTGGTGCGATGGCTTTCAACCGCAGCGGGAGAAGTCCGTCAGGGGCCAGAATTCGCACGGTTGTATCATCTGTTCAAACTCACCAGCATTGATATTGGTCGTGCCATTGAGAAGTCGGCCTTTATTCTGGATCGATTGAACGCTCATCTGTCGGATCGAGAATGGCTGGAATTAGGACATCCAACGATCGCAGATGTGGCCGTTTTTCCCTACGTTGCCCTCGCCAGAGATGGCAAAATCGATCTGGACAGCTATCCCCACGTGCTTGCCTGGATCGATCGCGTTAAACAACTGCCAGGCTATATACCAATGCCAGGATTGTAA
- a CDS encoding metallophosphoesterase: MIQKYLSGSLSIERIAIPIPDLVPALRGIKIVQMSDFHFDGLRLSEGLLKKAIAKSNEVNPDLVVLTGDYVTDNPQPIYRLAQQLKSLRSRAGVYAVLGNHDLFQRGARDIITDALTQSGIRVLWNDVVYPLGEEIAIVGLPDYWAKQFEPKLVMDRIPIHIPRIVLSHNPDSAEDLQPWRVDLQLSGHTHGGQIVIPGIGPIVGKMQTIHRSLPKQVTRAFPFLRPGCHKVVDRWEWSEGLHKVGNNLLYINRGLGTYMPGRLFCPPEVTVITLTQT; encoded by the coding sequence GTGATACAAAAATACTTATCTGGCTCCCTCAGTATCGAAAGGATTGCTATTCCTATTCCCGACCTGGTTCCTGCTTTAAGAGGAATTAAGATCGTGCAGATGTCTGATTTTCACTTTGATGGACTCAGGCTTTCTGAAGGCTTGCTAAAAAAGGCGATCGCTAAGAGCAACGAGGTAAATCCCGACCTGGTCGTGCTTACTGGCGACTATGTCACCGACAATCCGCAGCCCATCTATAGGCTGGCGCAGCAGTTAAAAAGCCTGCGCAGCCGCGCTGGAGTCTATGCGGTTCTGGGCAATCACGATCTATTTCAACGTGGCGCTAGGGACATAATCACTGATGCTCTGACGCAGAGCGGCATTCGGGTGTTGTGGAACGATGTGGTGTATCCGTTGGGAGAGGAAATCGCGATCGTGGGGCTGCCTGACTACTGGGCAAAGCAATTCGAGCCAAAACTAGTCATGGATCGCATACCCATCCACATTCCGCGCATTGTCCTATCCCACAACCCAGACAGCGCAGAAGATTTACAGCCCTGGCGGGTCGATCTGCAACTTTCCGGCCACACCCATGGAGGTCAGATTGTGATTCCAGGCATAGGGCCAATTGTGGGCAAAATGCAAACTATCCATCGCAGCCTTCCCAAACAAGTCACCCGCGCATTCCCATTTCTGCGTCCTGGCTGCCACAAGGTTGTAGATCGTTGGGAATGGTCGGAAGGACTGCATAAGGTAGGGAACAACTTGCTTTACATCAACCGAGGTTTAGGTACTTATATGCCAGGACGACTATTCTGCCCTCCAGAAGTCACTGTAATTACCTTAACTCAGACATAA
- the bchH gene encoding magnesium chelatase subunit H has product MSKQSIVLIAGFESFNTGLYRQVANLVKTRCPDLEIHAFSDRDLTTNPTAIADTLKTAQVFFASLIFDYDRVVWLRDRIQTIPIRLIFESALELMSMTQIGAFTIGDKPKGMPKPIKFILDKFNLGTKGREEDRIAGYLNFLKTGPQLLKFIPIQKVQDLRNWLIIYSYWNAGGLDNVAALFWTIAEKYLGLKIGDIPPVLETPNMGLLHPDSPSYFTSPRQYLEWYAENRRDRTASYPPHVRVKHLPDPLCIERRNSTQMLNPSDTPDIPDIPDILASSDPLDAQPPIIAILLYRKHVITKQKYIPQLIRYFEQAGLIPLPIFINGVEGHIAVRDWLTSDYEMQERQAGRIAISSLWEESVKVDAIVSTIGFTLVGGPAGSMEAGRKAEVTQEILNAKNVPYIVSAPLLIQDIHSWTRQGIGGLQSVVLYALPELDGAIDTVPLGGLVGEEIYLVPERVHRLIGRLKHWVALHRTPAAERRTAIILYGFPPGYGAVGTAALLNVPRSLLQLLHALKAQGYDVGDLPAEGEDLIRQVKEADELAYAVEGKSASVRALETWLGQLRTGWIEKQWKSLTGSGIKTYGDEFLIGGVQLGKIWIGVQPPLGIAGDPMRLMFERDLTPHPQYAAFYKWLQCEFCAHAIVHLGMHGTVEWLPGSPLGNTGYSWSDILLGDLPNLYIYAANNPSESILAKRRGYGVLISHNVPPYGRAGLYKELVALRDLIAEYREDPDKNFALKEAICKKITDTGLQADCPFPEAKRMGLEFTYENIRMFGEPTFDRYLVELYAYLQVLESRLFSSGLHVLGAVPSPELLQTYLQAYFGEELPEPVISAIANGVDRAEAESILHGAKIASQGNGDRSEQDNLSTLTARLDEAIAIRTLLAQTGDEITNLLRGLNGEYIPPAPGGDLLRDGVGVLPTGRNIHALDPYRMPSPAAYTRGQAIAQQILALHLKEHGTYPETVAVMLWGLDAIKTKGESLGILLELVGAEPVKEGTGRIVRYELRSLSDLGHPRIDVLANLSGIFRDSFGNILELLDDLFQRAAELEEPEDRNFIRKHVLALRSQGIEQASARLFSNPAGDFGSLVNDRVVDANWESATELGQTWRDRNAFSYGRQDRGKARPEVLSQLLQTTGRIVQEIDSVEYGLTDIQEYYANTGGLKQAAEIQQRSGNGNAIVQTSFVESFSKDTTPRNLEELLRMEYRTKLLNPKWAEAMASQGSGGAFEISQRMTALIGWGGTTGFRESWVYDQASDTYAIDPDMAKRLRDANPEAFRNIVGRMLEAHGRGFWHPDPDKLEQLRALYTASEDILEGLPGDYV; this is encoded by the coding sequence ATGAGTAAGCAATCAATTGTCTTAATTGCTGGGTTTGAATCGTTTAATACGGGTCTGTATCGCCAGGTTGCCAATCTAGTCAAAACCCGTTGCCCAGATTTAGAAATTCATGCATTCAGCGATCGCGACCTTACTACAAACCCCACAGCGATCGCAGATACCTTGAAGACGGCTCAAGTATTCTTTGCCAGCCTGATCTTTGACTACGATCGGGTCGTGTGGCTGCGCGATCGCATTCAGACCATCCCTATACGTCTGATCTTTGAGTCAGCCCTAGAACTGATGAGCATGACACAGATTGGAGCCTTTACCATCGGTGACAAGCCCAAAGGTATGCCCAAACCCATAAAATTTATCCTGGATAAATTTAATTTAGGGACAAAAGGACGTGAAGAAGACCGCATAGCAGGATATCTTAACTTCCTCAAGACTGGCCCTCAACTTCTAAAATTCATCCCAATTCAAAAGGTTCAAGACCTGCGCAACTGGCTAATTATCTACAGCTACTGGAATGCTGGCGGCTTGGACAACGTCGCTGCCCTCTTTTGGACGATCGCGGAGAAATATCTAGGCTTAAAAATAGGCGACATCCCACCTGTCCTGGAAACTCCTAACATGGGCTTGCTTCATCCCGATAGTCCATCCTACTTCACATCCCCGCGCCAATACCTGGAATGGTACGCCGAAAATCGTCGCGATCGCACCGCATCGTACCCACCCCACGTAAGGGTTAAGCATTTGCCCGATCCTCTTTGCATCGAACGGAGAAATTCCACGCAAATGCTTAACCCCTCCGATACCCCCGACATCCCCGACATCCCCGATATCCTCGCCTCCTCCGACCCCCTCGATGCCCAACCCCCAATAATCGCCATCCTCCTCTATCGCAAACACGTCATTACCAAACAGAAATACATTCCCCAACTGATTCGCTACTTCGAGCAAGCCGGACTGATTCCGCTCCCAATTTTTATCAATGGCGTGGAAGGGCATATCGCGGTGCGGGACTGGTTGACCAGCGACTATGAAATGCAGGAAAGACAAGCGGGAAGAATTGCCATTTCATCGCTTTGGGAAGAATCCGTTAAAGTTGATGCCATCGTTTCCACGATTGGCTTCACCTTGGTAGGTGGCCCCGCCGGATCTATGGAGGCGGGTCGCAAAGCCGAAGTTACGCAAGAAATTCTCAATGCCAAAAATGTCCCCTATATAGTGTCCGCACCGCTGCTGATTCAAGACATTCATTCGTGGACGAGGCAGGGGATTGGGGGGTTGCAGAGCGTTGTCCTCTACGCTCTACCGGAACTTGACGGCGCGATCGATACCGTGCCGCTTGGTGGATTAGTGGGAGAAGAGATTTATCTCGTCCCCGAACGAGTACACCGTTTGATTGGCAGGCTCAAACATTGGGTCGCTCTGCATCGCACTCCAGCCGCAGAGAGACGCACAGCCATTATTCTGTATGGATTTCCTCCCGGTTACGGTGCCGTGGGCACGGCGGCGCTTTTAAACGTACCGCGATCGCTATTGCAACTCCTGCACGCCCTGAAAGCACAGGGCTACGATGTCGGCGACCTACCTGCGGAGGGAGAGGATCTGATTCGGCAGGTGAAAGAAGCTGACGAGTTAGCCTATGCCGTGGAGGGGAAATCCGCGAGCGTCCGAGCGCTAGAAACATGGCTGGGTCAGCTTCGGACTGGCTGGATTGAAAAGCAATGGAAATCTCTCACCGGCAGCGGCATCAAAACCTATGGTGACGAATTCCTCATCGGTGGCGTGCAGCTTGGGAAGATCTGGATCGGCGTGCAGCCACCCCTGGGCATTGCTGGCGACCCCATGCGGTTGATGTTCGAGCGAGATTTGACTCCGCATCCGCAGTATGCTGCTTTTTATAAGTGGTTGCAATGCGAGTTCTGCGCCCATGCGATCGTGCACCTGGGCATGCACGGCACCGTGGAATGGCTGCCCGGCTCTCCTTTGGGTAATACTGGCTATTCCTGGTCGGATATTCTGCTGGGAGATCTGCCCAATCTCTACATCTATGCCGCCAACAACCCCTCCGAATCGATTCTAGCCAAGCGTCGGGGCTATGGCGTTTTAATCTCGCATAACGTACCCCCTTACGGACGGGCAGGTTTGTACAAAGAATTAGTGGCGCTGCGCGATTTGATTGCCGAGTACCGAGAAGATCCTGATAAGAACTTTGCGCTCAAGGAAGCGATCTGTAAAAAAATTACCGATACTGGCCTCCAAGCCGACTGCCCCTTCCCAGAAGCTAAGCGCATGGGGTTGGAGTTCACCTATGAGAACATCAGGATGTTTGGCGAGCCGACATTCGATCGCTATTTAGTCGAACTCTATGCCTACCTCCAGGTTTTAGAAAGCCGCCTCTTTTCGTCAGGGTTGCACGTCCTGGGAGCAGTACCGTCGCCGGAGCTACTGCAAACCTATCTCCAGGCTTATTTCGGTGAGGAATTGCCAGAGCCAGTCATTAGCGCGATCGCGAATGGAGTCGATCGTGCCGAGGCAGAATCGATTCTGCACGGGGCGAAGATTGCATCTCAGGGCAATGGAGATCGATCGGAGCAGGACAATCTCTCTACTCTCACGGCTCGACTAGATGAAGCCATTGCCATCCGTACGTTACTGGCTCAAACTGGCGATGAAATTACGAATCTATTACGGGGTTTGAATGGGGAATATATTCCCCCTGCTCCTGGTGGCGACCTCCTGCGCGATGGAGTTGGTGTTTTACCGACGGGTCGCAATATCCACGCCCTCGATCCGTATCGCATGCCCTCACCCGCTGCCTATACTCGCGGTCAGGCGATCGCCCAGCAAATCCTGGCACTCCATCTCAAGGAACATGGTACTTATCCAGAAACAGTAGCGGTGATGTTATGGGGTTTGGATGCAATTAAAACTAAAGGTGAGTCGCTGGGAATTCTGTTGGAGTTAGTCGGAGCAGAGCCAGTCAAAGAAGGAACGGGGAGAATCGTGCGCTACGAGTTGCGATCGCTCTCCGATTTGGGGCATCCCCGCATCGACGTTCTCGCCAATCTATCGGGCATCTTCCGCGATAGTTTTGGCAATATTCTAGAGTTGCTGGACGATCTGTTCCAAAGAGCCGCAGAATTAGAGGAGCCGGAAGATCGGAACTTCATTCGCAAGCATGTCTTAGCGTTGCGATCGCAGGGCATCGAGCAGGCTTCTGCTCGCCTGTTTTCTAATCCTGCTGGGGATTTTGGTTCCCTCGTCAACGATCGCGTTGTCGATGCCAACTGGGAGTCAGCGACAGAATTGGGGCAAACCTGGCGCGATCGCAATGCCTTTAGTTACGGTCGTCAGGATAGAGGTAAAGCTAGACCGGAAGTATTGAGCCAGTTACTGCAAACCACGGGGCGCATCGTTCAGGAAATTGACTCGGTGGAATACGGTCTCACAGATATTCAAGAGTACTATGCCAATACGGGCGGTTTGAAGCAGGCAGCAGAGATTCAGCAACGTAGCGGGAATGGGAATGCGATCGTGCAAACGAGCTTTGTGGAGAGCTTCTCTAAGGATACAACCCCTCGTAACTTAGAAGAATTACTGCGCATGGAATATCGCACCAAACTGCTCAACCCTAAGTGGGCTGAGGCAATGGCCAGTCAGGGTTCCGGCGGTGCATTTGAAATCTCGCAGCGCATGACGGCACTGATTGGCTGGGGCGGCACGACGGGCTTTCGGGAATCGTGGGTTTACGACCAAGCATCCGACACCTATGCCATCGATCCTGACATGGCAAAGCGACTGCGCGATGCTAACCCTGAAGCCTTCCGTAATATTGTCGGTAGAATGCTAGAAGCCCACGGTCGCGGATTTTGGCATCCCGATCCGGACAAGCTAGAGCAATTGCGCGCGCTCTATACGGCATCTGAGGATATCCTGGAAGGATTACCAGGGGATTATGTCTGA
- the bchI gene encoding magnesium chelatase ATPase subunit I encodes MSPTLAKSKADRALQKRPIFPFTAILGQDEMKLALLLNAIDPKIGGVTIMGDRGTGKTTAIRALADLLPEIEVVAGDPFNSHPKDADLQSEDVRQRLQRGETLAIAKQPVLMVDLPLGATEDRVCGTIDIERALTEGVKAFEPGLLARANRGILYIDEVNLLDDHLVDVLLDAAASGWNTVEREGISIRHPARFVLVGSGNPEEGELRPQLLDRFGMHVEIRTVKEPALRVQIVDRRAEFDWNPYKFMKHYHAQQKALQRQIIQAQRKLKAIEIPYDMRMKISQVCANLNVDGIRGDIVTNRATRALVALEGRQTITVNDIQRVITICLRHRLRRDPLESIDSGTKVQKAFDRVFSLSANLPAY; translated from the coding sequence GTGTCCCCAACTTTGGCAAAATCCAAAGCCGATCGCGCGCTGCAAAAACGTCCCATCTTTCCATTTACGGCAATTTTGGGACAGGATGAAATGAAGCTAGCTCTGTTGCTGAACGCGATCGATCCGAAAATTGGTGGGGTCACGATCATGGGCGATCGCGGGACGGGAAAAACTACGGCTATTCGCGCTCTGGCCGATCTGTTACCGGAAATTGAAGTGGTGGCAGGCGATCCGTTTAACAGCCACCCCAAGGATGCAGATTTGCAAAGCGAAGATGTGCGGCAAAGATTGCAACGGGGGGAAACTCTGGCGATCGCCAAACAACCCGTTCTCATGGTAGATCTCCCTCTCGGTGCTACGGAAGATCGGGTTTGCGGCACGATCGACATTGAGAGAGCGTTAACTGAGGGAGTCAAAGCATTCGAGCCAGGATTGCTAGCCAGAGCCAATCGTGGCATTCTCTATATTGATGAAGTCAATCTGCTCGACGATCATCTAGTAGATGTATTACTGGATGCCGCCGCCTCCGGCTGGAACACGGTAGAGCGCGAGGGCATCTCAATCCGACACCCGGCTCGATTTGTTCTGGTGGGTTCCGGTAACCCCGAAGAAGGCGAACTGCGCCCGCAGTTACTCGATCGCTTTGGCATGCACGTCGAGATTCGCACGGTCAAGGAACCAGCCTTAAGAGTGCAGATTGTCGATCGGCGCGCGGAGTTCGATTGGAATCCCTACAAATTTATGAAGCACTATCACGCGCAGCAAAAGGCTCTACAACGTCAGATTATCCAGGCTCAGCGGAAACTCAAAGCGATCGAGATTCCCTATGACATGCGCATGAAGATTTCTCAAGTATGCGCCAACTTAAACGTGGATGGCATACGCGGCGACATTGTCACCAATCGCGCTACCAGGGCATTAGTTGCGCTGGAAGGCCGTCAAACCATCACTGTCAACGATATTCAACGGGTAATTACGATCTGCCTGCGTCACCGCCTGCGTCGCGATCCTCTAGAGTCGATTGATTCTGGTACCAAAGTGCAAAAAGCGTTCGATCGAGTTTTTTCTTTATCTGCGAATTTACCTGCTTATTGA
- a CDS encoding dienelactone hydrolase family protein, with protein MVRVLSESNREKLVSIKAGSVTMSANLAIPAYARGVVLFAHGSGSSRHSPRNRYVAEILRQAKLATLLLDLLTVEEETLDRYTRQRRFDIGLLAKRLIYATDWLHHNPLTRDLRIGYFGASTGSAAALVAAAERSRDIGAIVSRGGRVDLAAASIPLVRSPALLIVGGEDIPVLRINQTALAQFCVEVQLQVVPGATHLFEEPGALAEVAQLASQWFVRHLIPVHQQT; from the coding sequence GTGGTTCGAGTCCTGAGTGAGAGTAATCGGGAGAAATTGGTCTCCATTAAGGCTGGATCGGTGACGATGAGCGCAAATCTGGCGATCCCAGCATATGCGCGCGGGGTAGTTCTGTTCGCACATGGTAGCGGTAGCAGTCGCCACAGTCCCCGCAACCGCTACGTAGCGGAAATATTACGTCAAGCTAAGCTGGCAACTTTACTCCTCGATCTCCTGACCGTAGAAGAAGAAACGCTCGATCGCTACACCAGGCAAAGGCGTTTTGATATTGGGTTGCTGGCCAAGCGCCTCATCTATGCTACCGATTGGCTGCACCACAATCCATTAACTAGAGATTTGCGGATCGGTTACTTTGGTGCCAGTACGGGTAGTGCCGCTGCCCTGGTTGCCGCTGCCGAGCGATCGCGAGATATAGGAGCGATTGTTTCTCGCGGCGGGCGCGTTGACCTTGCGGCTGCGTCGATTCCGCTAGTTCGCAGTCCCGCACTTTTGATTGTAGGCGGAGAAGATATTCCCGTTCTGCGGATTAATCAGACCGCTCTAGCTCAGTTTTGCGTAGAAGTACAGTTGCAGGTAGTCCCAGGCGCAACCCATCTGTTTGAAGAACCAGGCGCATTGGCAGAAGTGGCACAACTAGCCAGCCAATGGTTTGTCCGCCACCTCATTCCCGTCCACCAACAGACCTAG